In Paenibacillus durus, the DNA window CGCTTGCCGTCGGTTATCAGGATTCACGCTATTTCAGCCAGTTATTTCGCAAGGCTACAGGCAAGACCCCTACAGAGTTCCGTAGAGAAAGAGAATTTATGTGAATTCTGTGTTATTTAAGCGTTAGTTTAATGTTAAGAATAAATCTAGTGAAATCAATGGATCGTCCCCGAAAGGGGGCGATTTTACTGTTTATGGGAATCATTTTTTTAAACAGTTACGAAATTTTGTCCCATTGAGGGAACGGAAGCCTGTAAGTATAGTGGGTATAGATTCAATCAATGAAAGAAAACTTGACATCAAGCGGAGGTTGGGAAGAAATGAAAAAAGGATGGCTTAAAGGTTTGGTCGCTATGGCACTCATGACAGTAACGATCACGGCATGCGGGGCTAAAGACGATACAGCCGCAACTACCGGCTCTGACGGCGGCGGCAAGGCCGGGGGCGGGAAATTAACGGTGTACTCTCCGAATGCAGCGGAAATCAACAACCCCATTATTAAAGAATTTCAAGACCGGACAGGAATTACAGTGGACTTGATCTCCGGAGGTACGGGAGAGCTGCTGAAAAGAGTGCAGGCGGAAGCCGGAAATCCGCTTGGCGATGTCTTCTGGGCCGGCGGCGCCGACTCCCTGGAATCCTATAAAGAATATTTCCAGCCTTATAAGACCAAAGAATTCGACAACCTGCTGCCGGCTTACGTAGATAAGAATTCCTACTGGACGCCATTCAACGCGCTGCCAATGGTTATCACCTACAACAAAGAACTGGTGTCTGAAGCTGAGCTGCCGAAATCATGGGAGGATCTGCTTGATCCGAAGTGGAAAGGCAATATCGCTTTTGCCGATCCGTCCAAATCCGGCTCTTCCTATACCCAGCTGGTGACGATGCTTACGGCGTTCGGCAAAGAAGACGGCAAGGGCTGGGATTACGTGAAGAAGCTGGTGGCGAATATGGACGGTAAAATCCTTTCCGGTTCAAGCCTGGTGCAGCGCGCCGTTCCGGACAAAGAATTCGCGCTCGGCATTACCCTTGAGGATGCGGCTCTTCGTTACATTGAAGGCGGCTCGCAAATCGGCATCATTTATCCGGCAGAAGGAACCTCCGCTGTACCTGACGGCGCAGCCATTATGAAAGGCAGCAAGAATCTCGAGCAGGCCAAGCAGTTCGTCGATTTCCTCGTAAGCAAAGACGCGCAGGAGATCGTGCAAAAGGAATTCAAGCGCCGCTCCGTGCGTAAGGATGTAGCTCCTGTGGAGGGTTTGCCGCAGACAGGCGATATCAAGCTGGTCGATTATAACTTCGATTGGGCCGCGGCCAACAAAGACGAAATTATTAAAAAGTTCACCCGAATCACGACTGGACAGGAATAAAGCATCACGTATTTAGGGAGGAGAGCGGCGGCAGGGCACTTTTAACCGGCTGCCGCCGCTGTTCCCATCATTACCGGAAGCGAGGGAATATTTATGAGCAAGGTTGTTTTCGATCATGTAACAAAATATTTCGGTACGGCAAAGGCGGTTAATAATGCGCATTTTACGATAGAAGAAGGCGAGTTCTTCACCTTGCTCGGCCCCAGCGGATGCGGTAAGACGACGCTGCTTCGGACGATAGCGGGCTTCTATAGAC includes these proteins:
- a CDS encoding ABC transporter substrate-binding protein, whose translation is MKKGWLKGLVAMALMTVTITACGAKDDTAATTGSDGGGKAGGGKLTVYSPNAAEINNPIIKEFQDRTGITVDLISGGTGELLKRVQAEAGNPLGDVFWAGGADSLESYKEYFQPYKTKEFDNLLPAYVDKNSYWTPFNALPMVITYNKELVSEAELPKSWEDLLDPKWKGNIAFADPSKSGSSYTQLVTMLTAFGKEDGKGWDYVKKLVANMDGKILSGSSLVQRAVPDKEFALGITLEDAALRYIEGGSQIGIIYPAEGTSAVPDGAAIMKGSKNLEQAKQFVDFLVSKDAQEIVQKEFKRRSVRKDVAPVEGLPQTGDIKLVDYNFDWAAANKDEIIKKFTRITTGQE